In the genome of Crassaminicella thermophila, the window ACAGAAGTAGGTGGACATAGCACAGATGATAAAGGTGAAGGGCAGTTTGAAATATCAGATATAAGAAGTGTAGAGGAAGTAAAAGAGGCTATTTTATCTAAAGGATATCAACCTATTTTTAAGGATTGGATGCATATATAAAAGGAGATGAAGTGATGATGTATACAACTCAAATGGATGCTGCTAAACGTGGTATTATTACAAAAGAAATGGAGATTGTAGCAAAGAAGGAAAATATGGATGTGGAAGTTTTAAGAGGTCTTATTGCACAGGGAAAGGTAGTAATCCCTGCAAATAAGAATCATAAAGCATTAGATCCAGAAGGAATTGGAGAAGGATTAAGGACAAAAATCAACGTAAATCTAGGGATTTCAAAAGACTGCTATAATATTGATAAAGAGATGGAAAAAGTAAAAACAGCTCTCGATATGAAGGTTGAAGCTATTATGGATTTAAGCTCCTATGGAAAAACAGAAGAGTTTAGAAGAAGATTAGTAGAAATGTCCCCTGCAATGATTGGTACAGTTCCTATGTATGATGCAGTAGGATTTTATGATAAGGAATTAAAAGATATTACAGCAGAAGAATTCTTAAAGGTAGTACAAAAGCATGCAGAAGATGGCGTAGATTTTGTTACAATTCATGCAGGAATTAATAGACAAACAGCAGAGGTTTTCAAGAGAAACAAAAGACTTACAAATATTGTTTCAAGGGGAGGCTCTTTGCTTTATGCTTGGATGGAATTAAACAATGAAGAAAATCCATTCTTTAAGTATTATGATGAATTATTAGATATCTGTGAGAAATATGATTTAACATTAAGTCTTGGAGATGCTTGTAGACCAGGAAGCATTCATGATGCTACAGATACTAGCCAAATTCAAGAATTACTTGTACTAGGGGAGTTAACTTTAAGAGCATGGGAGAGAAATGTACAAGTTATAATAGAAGGTCCAGGGCATATGCCAATAAATGAAATTGCTGCTAATGTACTTATTGAGAAAAAACTTTGTCATGGAGCGCCTTTTTATGTATTAGGGCCAATTGTTACAGATATAGCACCAGGATATGATCATATAACAAGTGCTATTGGTGGAGCATTAGCTGCAAGCCATGGAGTAGATTTCTTATGCTATGTTACACCAGCAGAACACTTAAGATTGCCAAACTTAGAAGATATGAAGGAAGGAATTATTGCAGCTAAAATTGCTGCTCATGCTGGAGATTTAGGGAAAAACATTAAAGGAGCAAAAGATAGGGATTATGCTATGAGCAAAGCAAGACAAGAGCTAAATTGGGAAAAAATGTTTGAACTTGCTATTGATCCTGAAAAGGCCATAAGATATAGAAAAGAATCACAGCCTCAACATGAAGACAGCTGCACAATGTGTGGAAAAATGTGTTCCATGAGAAATATGAATAAAGTAATGGAAGGGAAAAATATTAATATACTAAGAGAGGATGACTAGATGCTTTTTTTGATTACCAATCGGAAAATTCTAAGAAAAGGTACGTTAGATGAAGTGATTGAAAAAGCAGTATCTGCAAAGGTAGATGCTATCATCTTAAGAGAAAAGGATTTATGTTATGAAAAGCTTCTTTTAGTAGCAAAAAAAATACAAAAAAAGATACAAGGAAAAAATATTTTATTTATAATTAATAGCAATTTAGAGGTAGCAAAAGCTATTAATGCTGATGGGTATCACGTAGGGTTTAACGATTTTATAAAAAGAAATTTTAATTGGCAAGGACTTTTAGGTGTTTCTGTTCATAGCCTAGAAGAAGCTGTTTTTGCACAAAAACAAGGAGCAAGTTATTTACTTGCTAGCCATATATTTGAAACCGATTGTAAGAAGGGATTAGAACCTAAGGGAATTGATTTTATTAAAGAGATGAAAAAAAATATAAGCATACCTATTATTGCTTTGGGTGGAATTAAGCCAGAAAATGTGAAACAAGTCCTTTCAGCAGGGGCGAAAGGTGTTGCTGTTATGTCTTATATTATGGCTTCTATCGACCCATATACATCTGCAAAGAAATTAAAAGATATGATGAGAAAAAGCTGAGATTAGCTTTTTCTTTTTTTTAGAAAAATAGACATTTTGAAATATAAGGAAATTTGTAAGAATTTGCTATAAATCTTGGCAGGAAGTTAGAATGTTTTGTAGAATAGGGTAATGTGCATAGAGTTTTAAACTATTACTTTAATTAGCAAGGAGTGAAAGTTATAGGAGTACAAGAAAATCTAGATAAGATTATACAGAAACCTAAAAGATTGAATGATACTTTAAAAGAAATATTTTTTTCAAAAAAAAGTATATGGCTAATGATTGCAGTTATTGTTTTAGTAGGAGTTGAATTTTTTTTCAATATGATGGATATGGTTGGTGTTTCTATGACATCTATTCCTTTTAATACGAAATTCTATTTGGTAAATAATTTATTGTTAATAGGTGCTGTTTTTTTAATAGGAAATATGATGAAGCGACTTAAAGAATCTAATGAAAAATTACGAAAGAATCATATGACAAATGATATAAAACAAAAACGCATAGAGGAAGCATTAACAGAAAGTGAGAAAAGATTA includes:
- the thiC gene encoding phosphomethylpyrimidine synthase ThiC; the protein is MMYTTQMDAAKRGIITKEMEIVAKKENMDVEVLRGLIAQGKVVIPANKNHKALDPEGIGEGLRTKINVNLGISKDCYNIDKEMEKVKTALDMKVEAIMDLSSYGKTEEFRRRLVEMSPAMIGTVPMYDAVGFYDKELKDITAEEFLKVVQKHAEDGVDFVTIHAGINRQTAEVFKRNKRLTNIVSRGGSLLYAWMELNNEENPFFKYYDELLDICEKYDLTLSLGDACRPGSIHDATDTSQIQELLVLGELTLRAWERNVQVIIEGPGHMPINEIAANVLIEKKLCHGAPFYVLGPIVTDIAPGYDHITSAIGGALAASHGVDFLCYVTPAEHLRLPNLEDMKEGIIAAKIAAHAGDLGKNIKGAKDRDYAMSKARQELNWEKMFELAIDPEKAIRYRKESQPQHEDSCTMCGKMCSMRNMNKVMEGKNINILREDD
- a CDS encoding thiamine phosphate synthase, which translates into the protein MLFLITNRKILRKGTLDEVIEKAVSAKVDAIILREKDLCYEKLLLVAKKIQKKIQGKNILFIINSNLEVAKAINADGYHVGFNDFIKRNFNWQGLLGVSVHSLEEAVFAQKQGASYLLASHIFETDCKKGLEPKGIDFIKEMKKNISIPIIALGGIKPENVKQVLSAGAKGVAVMSYIMASIDPYTSAKKLKDMMRKS